The sequence below is a genomic window from Colletotrichum destructivum chromosome 4, complete sequence.
CGGGATCACGCGGGCGGTAGCTGTCGTTGTTACGATTGCGATCGCGATCACGGTCACCGTCGCGGGGGCGACGGTCTCTGTCTGCGTCGCGGCGAGGGGATCGGGATCGGTTGCGGTAGCCTCGCTCAAGGCCTCGTCGGTCGTCGCGGTCGTCACGGCGGCTGTTGTCCTTCCATTTGAAGCCTCCCTGTTTTCTCGGTCTGTCGCGGTCTTTTTCACGATCGCGCCGAGGCGAGCGCGATCTAGATCGCTCTCGATCAGCCATCGTGAAGTAGGTGGTTCGGTGTGAGATGGGTGTCGTGAAGAGGCGTAAATGTTCACGAAGCCTTGAGACAAGGTGGGTAAGGAGGAGGGTAACAATTGGGTACTACAGTGACCTCACAAGTTGCCCCACCTTCAAGCAAGCTGATTGCATAATAATTCGAGTTGGGCGGTACGTACCACTGACTACCTCACCGTCTCCTTGGATTAGGTTACTTGTACTACTGCATCTTCCACATCGCCAAATGCCTCCCTTTGCGTTTGTTGTCAAAGGTATCAATCAAAGAGCTCAATCACTACTATGAATAATCATATTGCAGGATTTCGCAGGGCTTCCCCCCCGTCCCCTGTCATGAACACCATGCATCACGTCCACTATCACCATTGCCAACGCCGTACGGTCTCGGTCCCCGTAATGGGAACGCAGTGCTGGTGTCTTGCATCATGTCTATTAGGAGACCGATAACCGTCCACACTCTAATTTCTGTAGCTGGCTGCAACCACAGAATACCCTCGTCTCGGGACAGGCCATCGAAAGGTGTCGATATGTTTTGCAGGGAGCGACGTGCTGTTGTTGGTGAGCTGATGAAAACAAGCATTTCACCTCAGTAACCTTGGACGTGCTCCCACTTACCTTACGGTTGCGATGTCTACGACGCCAGAATCTCAGAATAAGAAGGAGAGTCGAGGGAAGACCGGCGACAAATGACACAATTGCAATGATGGCCTCGAGTGTGATATCCATGCCGAAGACTGTTTGATGGGGAAGTTTCGGACTAAAAAAACAGTTCTGTGTTCAAGTGGTCGTTGACAAGAGCTTCTCGAATAAAGTTGAGGTATATCACATGCGGTGGTTGGTCTCTGACCCTCAACCTGCTCGAACGGTCCGGCATCACAAAAACCCCTCTAAAGCTTGGGGCTATGTTCGACACTACCATCGCGGCGGTTGACGAAAGACTGTTTCAACAAGCATTCCATGCTCTGGCGGAGCACTCGGGTCTGAGAAGCAATTGGAGATTCTGTCCTTGGGACTCATTGCTTGACTCTTGTCCTCTGGGCAAGATCCAAACACGCCAGTCTTTAGAACACATGCAAAGCTCAAGGCTCCGTTACAAGACGCAATCAACTTTGGTCACACAGAACCTGCTCTTCAACTACTAGACACGAGGGCTGATACAGACCTCATCATCGGGAAAAGGAACAACGAGTCGTTGAGTAAGCACTCAAAAGCCATGAAGACTCGGCATTTTCCAGCGATATGATGTTGGAACGACTATTGAAGGCTTGCAAATCACTCAATGTTGGATCTCGTGCGGCAGTTCGGGGCGGGTTAGACGTTGTCTATCTTCTCTTGACCCAAGGGGCAGAAACGACGCGCAAAGGCCAGCTGCAATATCTGCGGGCCATCAAGTTTGCCAAGGAAGGGGGCTGCGAGATTACGACAGGCTTGATACGGAAGTATCGTGAGTGGGACGACGTTGATGAAGACATCTGGGGGTTTCTGAACGAGGACATGAGCGGAACCGGGAGACCTATACAGAAAAATTCTTCATGTAGGATTATCTCTTTGCAAACCCGGAAGTCGACGCTGGAGATTCTCACCGGATGGAAGACACGTCAGCTGTAGTTGAGCTGGATAATGTTGTGGCTAATCGAGCAGGGTCAAACGGCATGGTCCTTTGGGACGGTGCCTGGGTTCCGTCAGGGTTAGATGCCTGGTTCGCGACTCCTGACCCACTGGAAACGATGCCGGAGAACGCCAACTTTGGGACTGAAAATTTCTTCTGGTTTTAGATGGGTGGCAGTGGCAGACTTGATGTGGTACTAGAGATTCAGTCGTCTGTGCCTTGGTAAATCTCATAAAATGATTTCTTCTCGATGTCATGGGCGCATGTCACTTGCACATTTTACTCCTAAAGGTGGTGTACATTTCGTGGGATCTTGGACGTCTTTATTGAACGTCTACTCTATTGTTTGAAACCAAGAGCGCTCCTTCTTTTCTAACCATCCAACGCGTTGGAGGAAATCGCCGTCATAATTCTGTTTGCAACGCTCTCCAGCATGTCGGTACCCTGCGAAGATGCCTCGACCTTGGACTCCTCGATGGATTCTAGGATCGTCTTGATGCCAAGACCAATCTTGTCGGATCGGGTGTCGCTCTGAATGGATCTGATGACGGCCTGGACATCATTTCCACCAAACATACCCGTTTGATCCAAAACCGAGGCGAGTTCGCGAACGTCTGAGACAGCGGGTACCGGAATCTGTCTACGGAAGTGCTTGAGAACTCCCAAGTTGCTGAGAATGAAGCGTTCTGATGTTGTGACCATGATAAGGATACGACGGCCCTACGTGAGGTTAGTTTATGGCTTTTGTGCATGGATAGGATGAGTAGACTTGCCTTGGGAGGTTGTGTTTGGATGAGAGAAATAAGTCTGTCGAGCACGGTGTTGGAGAAGCGAGGTCCGATGGGGTTCCATTCAATCAGCTGCTCAAAGTTGTCCAATATAACGATGCTTCGCTCCGACTTGTAGGCGTCGGTAAAAACCTTGGTGAGATAGTCTTTCTTTCCAAACTCATCCCGGAAAGCAGTCAGGTGCTGAGGCGAGACAAGCTTGACAAATGGGAAGTCGGACAGCGAGGCAGTGTGGGCGGCCAGAGCAGTCTTTCCAGACTCGGGCGGCCCATGAAGGAGGACCGGGATCCTGGTGAGCACATCTGATTCCTTGACGGTGTCGATGTAGCCCATCATCGTACGGATAATGGCTGGGATGTTGTCGTTGAACTGCAAAATTCCCATGCCAAGAGCGTTGGAGATTTCGTCCTCGGAAACACCGTAGGCAGGCTTGACCTCGGTCAGCGCGTTCTCGAAGTCGTCCATTGTAATCTTCATCGCGGAGACGTCCGACTTCATCTTGGCGCTGTTGCCCACCTCGGTGTGGCGGTTGAAAGCGAATGAAGTCGCTGCCTTGACAACACCGGAAATCTCGGCACCAGAGTAGTTCTTGGTACGGGCTGCCAGCGATGCCACGTCGACCTTAGGATCCATGATGTTGTTGTCTCGCATCTTGGCCGTGTGAATCATGAAAATCTCCTTGCGTCCTTCTTCGTTAGGCAGACTGATCTCCAGCTGGACTTCCAAACGCCCAGGACGCAGCAGGGCCTCATCGATCATGTCCTTTCGGTTGGTCATACCGATGAGCAGGATGTTGTTGAGCTGgtcgacaccgtcgagcTTTGTGAGAAGCTGGTTGACAACACTGTCGCCAACGCCAGTACCACCACCGGCGCCAGATCCTCTCTGCTTGCAGACGGCATCCAGTTCATCAAAGATGATGATGTGAAGGCCACTCTggtcgcccttctccttgtacTCCTTTTCAGCGTCGGCAAACATTTTTCGGATGTTCTCTTCAGACTGTCCGACGAACTTGTTGAGGACTTCAGGGCCGTTGATGATTTTGGGCTCACGGGCATTGAGCATTTTGCCGATTTGTCTGGCAATGAGCGTCTTTCCCGTTCCTGGAGGACCAAAGAGCAGAATACCCTTGACGTGCTGGATGCCCAGCTTCGCTACCAGCTGCGGAGGGAAGACACGGGAAGCAAAGGCTCTGCGGAAGATGGTGGAGAACTCGTCGTGTAGACCACCAATACCCATGTCCTCAAACTTGAAGTCTGGCGAAATGATGGGGTTGGCGTTGCCCTGGTGCTCTCCAACTTGAAGCTTCAGTTCCGAGTCGGCGGCCTTGAAGAAGGACAGCAGGGTCGCGGTGCTGTAGAAGCCACGGGCAGAGGGATCGGAGGTTGTGACGACGGCTTCAGGCCCGCGGCCACCCTGGAAGGTGATGGTCTTGACAGTAGCAAACACCTTGAGGCCTTCAATGTCGAGCAGGGTGCGCTGACCGGGGGCGAAGAAGTGCATCTGGAAGAAGCGCTCAAAGACCTTGGCCAAGTACTCGTGTGTGAACTCATAGTTTGGATCTCTCTTCATCGAGGCCCAAGACAGCTCCAGGTCCATGGCTTCGAGGTGGGTAGCGCCTTGTCTGCTGGCATCGTAAACCTCGCCCTCGAAAGTGTCGGTCATTCCAATCTTGAGCCATTGCCGCTGGGGGTCGGAAAGACTGATGGTTCCCTCGGGGAGTTCGGGTGTGGGGCGAGCCCTGACGACGTTCTCTCGTACTGTTCCACGGACAGGGTCTCTGGCCCTGATGAGGATGTTGATGTCGGTACCGTCGCGGCTCGGGGCAAAGTCTCGGTAGCTGACGCCTGCGCTAGCCGAGGGTTAGTCGGGGGGGAGACGGTCAAGAGAGCGTTGGATGCCTGCTTACACATTGGCGTAGATAAGCTGTGTCTGTAGGGCCTTGTCCCTGATCTTCTCGACTCTCAGGCGCACGCCAGGCTGTCTGGGCGAATGCGGTTGCTGCCGAGGCAGAGGCTTCTCGGGGAAGCTCATATCGAAGCTCGCTCAGTCGGGGTGAGAAGGGGAAACGAGTTGATCGGGATGGCAGTGGCGTTGCGCAACGTATTCGGCGTGGTCGGGACGGTGCGCGGTTGAATCGAGTGGTCGGCGTGGTGGACAGcaaggatgacgacgggaTAGAGGTTATGTAGGTGGATGTTGTAACTTGGCTTGGAGGGGCTGCACGACGTTCGGCGTCGTCTCTTCGCCTTAAGTCCCTGGAGCCCGGGGAGCGCTAAAGCTGGTTTAGGCAACGTTGACAGTAAGGCGAAGCAATCAGGTACGTATACTGTGGACCCTTTCCTTGCTCACCTTACCCTTGCT
It includes:
- a CDS encoding Putative AAA+ ATPase domain, ATPase, AAA-type, core, aspartate decarboxylase-like domain superfamily: MSFPEKPLPRQQPHSPRQPGVRLRVEKIRDKALQTQLIYANVAGVSYRDFAPSRDGTDINILIRARDPVRGTVRENVVRARPTPELPEGTISLSDPQRQWLKIGMTDTFEGEVYDASRQGATHLEAMDLELSWASMKRDPNYEFTHEYLAKVFERFFQMHFFAPGQRTLLDIEGLKVFATVKTITFQGGRGPEAVVTTSDPSARGFYSTATLLSFFKAADSELKLQVGEHQGNANPIISPDFKFEDMGIGGLHDEFSTIFRRAFASRVFPPQLVAKLGIQHVKGILLFGPPGTGKTLIARQIGKMLNAREPKIINGPEVLNKFVGQSEENIRKMFADAEKEYKEKGDQSGLHIIIFDELDAVCKQRGSGAGGGTGVGDSVVNQLLTKLDGVDQLNNILLIGMTNRKDMIDEALLRPGRLEVQLEISLPNEEGRKEIFMIHTAKMRDNNIMDPKVDVASLAARTKNYSGAEISGVVKAATSFAFNRHTEVGNSAKMKSDVSAMKITMDDFENALTEVKPAYGVSEDEISNALGMGILQFNDNIPAIIRTMMGYIDTVKESDVLTRIPVLLHGPPESGKTALAAHTASLSDFPFVKLVSPQHLTAFRDEFGKKDYLTKVFTDAYKSERSIVILDNFEQLIEWNPIGPRFSNTVLDRLISLIQTQPPKGRRILIMVTTSERFILSNLGVLKHFRRQIPVPAVSDVRELASVLDQTGMFGGNDVQAVIRSIQSDTRSDKIGLGIKTILESIEESKVEASSQGTDMLESVANRIMTAISSNALDG